In Burkholderia pyrrocinia, the following proteins share a genomic window:
- a CDS encoding KpsF/GutQ family sugar-phosphate isomerase, with protein sequence MMRQNHIESARQVFEIESRALAGVAARLDANFDEAVETILGSSGRVVVCGMGKSGIVGRKIAATLSSTGTPGFFMHPGEAYHGDLGMVTPDDTFLAISNSGETDEVIKLIPFLRNNGNDLIALTGNPASTLASAARVHLDIGVEREACPLQLAPTASTTATLAMGDALAVTLMRARGFQPEHFARFHPGGSLGRRLLSTVDDEMACRDLPFVTEDMSTLDVLDAMTRGRLGLAIVKRDVGWGIVTDGDIRRAIERHGDDVLRRTAADMMSIEPSTVPPGTRVEDALLLMQQQRIGALLVVDGANIVGVFKK encoded by the coding sequence ATGATGCGACAGAACCATATTGAATCCGCCCGGCAGGTCTTCGAGATCGAGTCACGGGCCTTAGCCGGCGTTGCCGCGCGGCTCGACGCGAATTTCGACGAGGCGGTCGAGACCATCCTCGGATCGAGCGGGCGCGTCGTCGTGTGCGGGATGGGCAAGTCCGGCATCGTCGGCAGGAAGATCGCCGCGACGCTGTCGAGCACCGGAACGCCCGGCTTCTTCATGCACCCGGGCGAGGCCTATCACGGCGATCTGGGCATGGTGACGCCGGATGATACGTTTCTCGCGATCTCGAATTCCGGAGAAACGGACGAGGTGATCAAGCTGATTCCGTTCCTGCGGAACAACGGCAACGACCTGATCGCGCTGACCGGCAATCCTGCGTCGACGCTTGCGAGCGCGGCGCGGGTCCATCTCGACATCGGCGTCGAACGCGAGGCGTGCCCGCTGCAGCTCGCGCCGACTGCGTCGACGACAGCGACGCTCGCGATGGGCGATGCGCTGGCGGTGACGCTGATGCGCGCGCGCGGCTTCCAGCCGGAACACTTCGCGCGCTTCCATCCGGGCGGCTCGCTCGGCCGCCGGCTGTTGTCCACGGTCGACGACGAAATGGCGTGTCGGGATCTGCCGTTCGTGACGGAGGACATGTCGACGCTCGACGTACTGGACGCGATGACGCGCGGGCGGCTCGGACTCGCGATCGTGAAGCGGGATGTCGGCTGGGGCATCGTGACCGACGGCGACATTCGTCGCGCGATCGAGCGGCATGGCGACGACGTATTGCGGCGCACGGCCGCCGACATGATGTCGATCGAACCGTCGACGGTGCCGCCTGGCACGCGGGTCGAGGATGCGTTGCTGCTGATGCAGCAGCAGCGGATCGGCGCGCTGCTGGTGGTCGACGGCGCGAACATCGTCGGCGTATTCAAGAAGTAG
- a CDS encoding KdsC family phosphatase: MYRGAVRLVLFDVDGVLTDGLLHMTAEGEFMKSFHVRDGVAVALLRAHGIRSGILSGKHSGALACRAAQLGVDVLVTGCDDKAAGYEDIKARQQCDDSEIAYVGDDVNDLAVIERVGVSYAPADAHHLVRACVDHVASTAGGRGVAREVAEHLLIRAGLSLDDAYRPLLEQWRSHHVVQ; the protein is encoded by the coding sequence ATGTATCGCGGAGCCGTACGCCTGGTGCTGTTCGACGTCGACGGCGTGTTGACCGACGGTTTATTGCACATGACCGCCGAGGGCGAGTTCATGAAGAGTTTTCACGTGCGCGACGGCGTCGCGGTCGCGCTGCTGCGCGCGCACGGCATCCGCAGCGGCATCCTGTCGGGCAAGCACAGCGGCGCGCTGGCGTGTCGGGCGGCCCAGCTCGGCGTCGACGTGCTGGTGACCGGCTGCGACGACAAGGCGGCGGGCTACGAGGATATCAAGGCGCGGCAGCAGTGCGACGACAGCGAGATCGCATATGTCGGCGACGACGTGAACGATCTCGCGGTCATCGAACGCGTCGGCGTGTCGTATGCGCCGGCCGATGCACATCACCTCGTCCGCGCGTGCGTCGATCACGTCGCGAGCACGGCCGGCGGCCGCGGCGTGGCGCGCGAGGTGGCCGAGCACCTGTTGATCCGTGCCGGTCTGTCGCTCGACGACGCATACCGGCCGTTACTCGAACAATGGAGAAGCCATCATGTCGTTCAATAG
- a CDS encoding ABC transporter substrate-binding protein — MTFIRKLAAGALVAAATVLAPGAFAQQKPITLGFSQVGAESAWRTANTVSVKGAAKEAGINLKFSDAQQKQENQIRAIRSFIAQKVDVIAFSPVVESGWEPVLTEAKAAHIPVILTDRGIDVKDSSLYVTMIGSDFLEEGRRAGHWMEEHYKNDAGPINIVELQGTVGSAPANDRRAGLLEVIKSNPKFKVIASQSGDFTLAGGKQVMEAFAKTYGKQINVVYAHNDDMALGAIQAMEEAGIKPGKDVSVVSFDATKGGFQAMVAGKINVDVECSPLLGPQLMSAVKDVAAGKSLPKRIVTNETVFPMNVAAQVLPTRKY, encoded by the coding sequence ATGACATTCATCAGGAAACTGGCGGCCGGTGCGCTCGTCGCCGCGGCGACGGTACTGGCGCCGGGTGCGTTCGCGCAGCAAAAGCCGATCACGCTCGGGTTCTCGCAGGTCGGTGCGGAGAGCGCGTGGCGCACCGCGAATACCGTGTCGGTGAAGGGCGCGGCGAAGGAGGCCGGCATCAACCTGAAGTTCTCGGACGCGCAGCAGAAGCAGGAGAACCAGATCCGCGCGATCCGCTCGTTCATCGCGCAAAAGGTCGACGTGATCGCGTTCTCGCCGGTCGTCGAATCGGGCTGGGAGCCCGTGCTGACCGAAGCGAAGGCCGCGCACATCCCGGTGATCCTGACCGACCGCGGGATCGACGTGAAGGATTCGTCGCTGTACGTGACGATGATCGGCTCGGACTTCCTCGAGGAAGGGCGGCGCGCGGGCCACTGGATGGAAGAGCACTACAAGAACGACGCGGGCCCGATCAACATCGTCGAGCTGCAGGGCACGGTAGGCTCGGCGCCGGCCAACGATCGCCGCGCGGGCCTGCTCGAAGTGATCAAAAGCAATCCGAAATTCAAGGTGATCGCATCGCAGAGCGGCGACTTCACGCTCGCCGGCGGCAAGCAGGTGATGGAAGCGTTCGCGAAGACCTACGGCAAGCAGATCAATGTCGTCTACGCGCACAACGACGACATGGCGCTCGGCGCGATCCAGGCGATGGAAGAGGCCGGGATCAAGCCCGGCAAGGACGTGAGCGTCGTGTCGTTCGATGCGACGAAGGGCGGCTTCCAGGCGATGGTCGCCGGCAAGATCAACGTCGACGTCGAATGCAGCCCGCTGCTCGGCCCGCAGCTGATGAGCGCGGTGAAGGACGTCGCCGCCGGCAAGTCGCTGCCCAAGCGCATCGTGACGAACGAGACGGTGTTCCCGATGAACGTCGCGGCGCAGGTGCTGCCGACCCGCAAGTACTGA
- a CDS encoding sugar ABC transporter ATP-binding protein, whose product MTNPPVVEMIGIDKTFPGVSALQRVSFQLFPGEIHALMGQNGAGKSTLINVLTGVHTHDAGEIRVGGRPVRFAAPREAEAAGIQTLYQEVNLCANLSVAENIFAGRQPMRRGAIDWNTIHARARAALAELDLSLDVTRSLDAYPIAVQQMVAIARAVSVDARVLILDEPTSSLDDGEVARLFDVLRRLKASGIAILFVTHFLEQTYAVSDRITVMRNGEREGEYLARDLPVDVLVAKMTGRERMSDTLQAGAAAVERTAAAAAPFLSMQRVGRRGMMSALDLDVRPGEIVGLAGLLGSGRTETAQLAFAAERSDTGAIEIDGTRMRLASPHDAVRHGIAYCPEDRKKEGIVAALSIRENIILALQARRGWWRLIGRARQREIADTYIARLGIKARDAEQPIGLLSGGNQQKVLLARWLATDPKLLILDEPTRGIDVAAKFDIMERVLALCATGLAILFISSEIGEVVRVSHRIAVLRDRRKVAELTGADASEEQVYRLIAGGQS is encoded by the coding sequence ATGACGAATCCGCCGGTGGTCGAGATGATCGGCATCGACAAGACGTTCCCGGGCGTCAGCGCGCTGCAGCGCGTGAGTTTCCAGCTGTTTCCGGGCGAGATCCACGCGCTGATGGGCCAGAACGGCGCGGGCAAGTCGACGCTGATTAACGTGCTCACCGGCGTGCACACGCACGACGCGGGCGAGATTCGCGTTGGCGGCCGGCCCGTGCGCTTCGCCGCGCCGCGCGAGGCCGAGGCGGCCGGGATCCAGACGCTTTACCAGGAAGTGAATCTGTGCGCGAACCTGTCGGTCGCCGAAAACATCTTCGCGGGCCGGCAGCCGATGCGGCGCGGCGCGATCGACTGGAACACGATCCATGCGCGTGCACGCGCCGCGCTGGCCGAACTCGATCTGTCGCTCGACGTCACGCGTTCGCTCGATGCGTATCCGATCGCCGTGCAGCAGATGGTTGCGATCGCACGCGCCGTGTCGGTCGACGCGCGCGTGCTGATTCTCGACGAGCCGACCTCGAGCCTCGACGACGGCGAGGTCGCGCGGCTGTTCGACGTGCTGCGCCGGCTGAAGGCGTCGGGTATCGCGATCCTGTTCGTCACGCACTTCCTCGAGCAGACCTATGCGGTGTCCGACCGGATCACGGTGATGCGCAATGGCGAGCGCGAAGGCGAGTACCTGGCGCGCGACCTGCCGGTCGACGTGCTGGTCGCGAAAATGACCGGCCGCGAACGGATGTCAGACACGCTGCAGGCAGGCGCTGCGGCCGTCGAGCGCACGGCCGCCGCGGCCGCGCCGTTCCTGTCGATGCAGCGAGTCGGCAGGCGCGGGATGATGAGTGCGCTCGATCTCGACGTGCGACCCGGGGAAATCGTCGGGCTGGCCGGGCTGCTCGGCTCGGGACGCACCGAAACCGCGCAGCTCGCGTTCGCCGCGGAGCGCTCGGACACCGGCGCGATCGAGATCGACGGCACGCGCATGCGGCTGGCTTCGCCGCACGATGCGGTGCGGCACGGGATCGCGTATTGTCCCGAAGACCGCAAGAAGGAGGGCATCGTCGCCGCGCTGTCGATCCGCGAGAACATCATCCTCGCGCTGCAGGCGCGGCGTGGCTGGTGGCGGCTGATCGGGCGCGCGCGCCAGCGCGAGATCGCCGACACGTATATCGCGCGGCTCGGCATCAAGGCGCGCGACGCGGAGCAGCCGATCGGCCTGCTGTCGGGCGGCAACCAGCAGAAGGTGCTGCTCGCGCGCTGGCTCGCGACGGACCCGAAGCTGCTGATCCTCGACGAGCCGACGCGCGGGATCGACGTCGCCGCGAAATTCGACATCATGGAGCGGGTGCTCGCGCTGTGCGCGACCGGGCTCGCGATCCTGTTCATCTCGTCGGAGATCGGCGAGGTGGTGCGCGTGAGCCACCGGATCGCGGTGCTGCGTGATCGGCGCAAGGTGGCCGAACTGACCGGTGCCGACGCGTCCGAGGAACAGGTTTACCGGCTGATCGCGGGAGGCCAGTCATGA
- a CDS encoding sialidase family protein, whose protein sequence is MTSLRYSSTFHAMKRSIIAALYVFCATTVSRAEPVPAPPGQVIAHSRAATRVYLGSPSLAVLPNGEYVATFDTFGAAASQNRVSVFASHDKGSTWSRLGDVPDQYWSSLFVLNGALYLMGTTRSMGTPSIRRSDDGGASWTTPVDASTGLLPYSGRYITGPVPVLVDRGRVWRAYESVEDGDLRALVMSAPANRDLLDARNWRVSAHLPSDKQWLDGKFESWEEGNVVGRQGTSPAIMLRVNTANGPEKAALVATGEDGRTLSFDPARDFVDLPGAGKKFTIRFDPQSKQYWTITNAVPKSVGRVNLERVRNTLVLLSSPDLRQWAARRILLQHADTKRHGFQYVDWQFDGTDIVAVLRVAFDDLEGGAASQHDSNFITFLRVRRFRQDAASNALIQSLQ, encoded by the coding sequence ATGACATCACTCCGATACTCGTCGACGTTTCACGCGATGAAGCGGTCGATCATTGCAGCGCTGTACGTGTTCTGCGCGACAACGGTATCCCGCGCCGAACCCGTGCCCGCCCCGCCGGGCCAGGTGATCGCGCACAGCCGGGCAGCCACGCGCGTGTATCTCGGCTCCCCGTCGCTGGCCGTGCTGCCGAACGGCGAGTATGTCGCGACCTTCGACACGTTCGGCGCCGCCGCGTCGCAGAACAGGGTGTCCGTCTTCGCGTCGCACGACAAGGGCTCGACCTGGTCCAGGCTCGGCGACGTGCCGGACCAATACTGGTCGTCGCTGTTCGTGCTGAACGGCGCGCTGTACCTGATGGGCACCACCCGCTCGATGGGAACGCCCTCCATTCGCCGATCCGACGACGGCGGCGCCTCGTGGACCACACCGGTCGACGCGTCCACCGGGCTGTTGCCGTATTCCGGACGCTATATCACCGGGCCGGTCCCGGTTCTCGTCGATCGCGGGCGTGTCTGGCGCGCGTATGAAAGCGTCGAGGACGGCGACCTGCGCGCGCTGGTGATGTCCGCGCCCGCCAATCGCGATCTCCTCGATGCGCGCAACTGGCGTGTGTCCGCTCATCTGCCGTCCGACAAGCAGTGGCTCGACGGCAAATTCGAGTCCTGGGAAGAAGGCAACGTCGTCGGCAGGCAAGGCACTTCGCCGGCCATCATGCTTCGCGTGAACACGGCAAACGGCCCGGAGAAGGCCGCGTTGGTAGCGACCGGCGAAGACGGCCGAACGCTGTCGTTCGACCCCGCGCGCGATTTCGTCGACTTGCCGGGCGCCGGAAAGAAATTCACGATTCGCTTCGATCCGCAGTCGAAGCAATACTGGACGATCACGAACGCGGTACCGAAAAGCGTCGGAAGGGTGAACCTCGAGCGCGTCCGCAACACGCTGGTACTGCTGTCCTCCCCCGATCTTCGGCAGTGGGCCGCCCGGCGGATCCTGTTGCAACACGCCGACACGAAACGGCACGGCTTTCAATACGTCGACTGGCAATTCGACGGCACCGATATCGTCGCGGTACTCCGCGTGGCGTTCGACGACCTGGAAGGCGGTGCGGCAAGCCAGCACGACTCGAATTTCATCACGTTCCTGCGAGTCCGCCGTTTCCGCCAGGACGCCGCGTCCAATGCACTGATACAAAGCCTGCAGTAG
- a CDS encoding glycosyltransferase, translating to MKIVHIVESSATGTLSMVCLIANRLAREGHDVHVIYSVRPDTPPGLAVMFDARVSLRHVQMKGAGLLRTVGRLRATLNKIGPDVVHLHSSFAGFLGRLSTLFALPKTAFFYSPHCISFMRRDISGVKRLAFVALERIACVRKCLYVACSESEGRAIRAWLRQPVVVVENAVCDSPSSARSGGAQRSSGGSACVVTVGGIRAQKNPALFARIAHGMRARGMRFVWIGDGDDALKAELAQAGVEVTGWLPRDEVACRLERADMYLSTSSWEGMPVSVIEAMLAGRPVVVSDCAGNVDVVRHQQTGAIYATAADAVAWLERLAGDETLRRELGRRASREARQRFGEERLFGELAPLYAAWVAR from the coding sequence ATGAAGATCGTCCACATAGTCGAATCCAGCGCGACGGGCACGTTGTCGATGGTGTGCCTGATCGCGAATCGCCTTGCTCGCGAAGGCCATGATGTGCATGTCATTTACTCGGTGCGACCGGATACGCCGCCCGGGCTTGCCGTGATGTTCGATGCGCGGGTTTCGTTGCGCCATGTCCAGATGAAGGGCGCGGGCCTGCTGCGAACCGTAGGTCGGCTGCGCGCAACGCTGAACAAGATCGGCCCGGACGTCGTACATCTGCATTCGTCGTTCGCCGGCTTTCTCGGGCGTCTGTCGACGCTCTTCGCGTTGCCGAAGACGGCGTTCTTTTACAGTCCGCACTGCATTTCATTCATGCGCCGCGATATCTCCGGCGTCAAGCGCCTCGCATTCGTGGCCCTGGAACGGATCGCATGTGTCCGGAAGTGCCTTTACGTCGCTTGCTCGGAAAGCGAGGGCCGCGCGATCCGCGCATGGCTTCGTCAGCCGGTGGTGGTGGTCGAAAACGCGGTGTGCGACAGCCCGTCGTCTGCACGTTCGGGCGGCGCGCAGCGGTCTTCGGGCGGCTCCGCATGCGTGGTGACCGTCGGCGGAATCCGTGCGCAAAAGAATCCCGCTCTGTTCGCGCGGATCGCGCACGGCATGCGCGCGCGAGGCATGCGCTTCGTCTGGATCGGCGACGGCGACGATGCATTGAAGGCCGAACTGGCACAAGCCGGCGTCGAAGTGACCGGTTGGTTGCCGCGCGACGAGGTGGCGTGCAGGCTCGAACGCGCGGATATGTACCTGTCGACGTCGTCATGGGAAGGCATGCCGGTGTCGGTCATCGAAGCCATGCTGGCTGGCCGGCCAGTCGTCGTGTCCGACTGCGCCGGCAACGTGGACGTCGTGCGTCATCAGCAGACCGGCGCGATCTATGCGACGGCGGCTGACGCGGTCGCGTGGCTGGAGCGTCTCGCCGGCGACGAAACATTGCGCCGGGAACTGGGTCGGCGGGCGAGCCGCGAGGCGCGGCAGCGTTTCGGCGAGGAGCGTTTGTTTGGAGAGCTCGCACCGCTCTATGCAGCCTGGGTGGCCCGCTGA
- a CDS encoding H-NS family nucleoid-associated regulatory protein produces the protein MSGYRELKAQADELMKRVEEARLAELEAVIHEVRTRVAEYGLTARQVFGRQGGAGKAIARKTAAAPRYRDPETGATWSGRGREPDWIKGGRRDRFLIERNSG, from the coding sequence ATGTCCGGTTATCGCGAATTGAAGGCGCAAGCCGACGAGTTGATGAAGCGCGTCGAGGAAGCGAGACTCGCCGAACTCGAGGCCGTCATACACGAGGTTCGCACTCGGGTCGCCGAATATGGCCTGACCGCCAGGCAGGTATTCGGCCGCCAGGGCGGCGCGGGAAAAGCGATCGCGCGAAAGACTGCGGCAGCGCCCAGGTATCGCGATCCGGAGACCGGCGCGACGTGGAGCGGGCGCGGTCGCGAGCCCGACTGGATCAAAGGGGGCCGTCGCGACCGTTTCCTGATCGAACGCAACTCCGGTTGA
- a CDS encoding flagellar transcriptional regulator FlhD produces MTGHGDIFDAIAEFNRAYLMLAQRILRIDREQGKRQLGISDEIAASIVALTLDQIDELAAGGELVCEFRAESAPGRA; encoded by the coding sequence ATGACTGGACACGGCGACATCTTCGATGCAATCGCGGAATTCAATCGCGCGTATCTCATGCTGGCGCAGCGCATATTGCGTATCGACCGCGAGCAGGGCAAGCGGCAATTGGGTATCTCGGACGAAATTGCCGCGTCCATTGTCGCGTTGACGCTGGATCAGATCGATGAACTGGCGGCTGGCGGCGAGCTGGTCTGTGAATTTCGCGCCGAAAGCGCGCCGGGACGTGCGTGA
- the kdsA gene encoding 3-deoxy-8-phosphooctulonate synthase, producing MNVSITPGVTVGNSLPFVLFGGLNVLESVEFTLDVCSTFVEVTHRLGIPLVFKASFDKANRSSIHSYRGVGFDEGLRIFDEIRSRFGVPVITDVHEVWQAEPVAQVVDVLQVPAFLARQTDLVVAIAQTGNAVNIKKPQFMSPTQIEHVVSKCREAGNDRVILCERGSSFGYDNLVVDMLGFRQMRDATGDCPVIFDVTHSLQMRDPHGAASGGRRRQVLDLARAGMAVGLAGLFLEAHPSPDHARCDGPSALPLAQLDAFLRQVKAVDDLVKWLPPLDIRGAA from the coding sequence ATGAATGTATCGATTACCCCGGGCGTCACGGTCGGCAACAGCTTGCCGTTCGTGCTCTTCGGCGGCCTCAACGTGCTCGAAAGCGTCGAGTTCACGCTCGACGTCTGCAGCACGTTTGTCGAGGTCACGCACCGTCTCGGCATTCCGCTGGTGTTCAAGGCTTCCTTCGACAAGGCGAACCGTTCGTCGATCCACTCGTATCGTGGTGTGGGATTCGACGAGGGGCTCAGGATCTTCGACGAGATCAGGAGCCGGTTCGGCGTGCCGGTGATTACGGACGTGCACGAGGTATGGCAGGCCGAGCCGGTCGCGCAGGTCGTGGATGTGCTGCAGGTGCCGGCGTTTCTCGCGCGCCAGACGGATCTCGTGGTGGCGATCGCGCAGACCGGCAACGCCGTCAATATCAAGAAGCCGCAATTCATGAGCCCGACGCAGATCGAGCACGTTGTATCGAAGTGTCGTGAAGCCGGCAACGACAGGGTGATCCTGTGCGAGCGCGGCTCGTCCTTCGGGTACGACAATCTGGTCGTGGACATGCTGGGCTTTCGCCAGATGCGCGACGCGACCGGCGACTGCCCGGTGATCTTCGACGTCACGCACAGCCTCCAGATGCGCGATCCGCACGGCGCCGCATCGGGCGGCCGGCGGCGGCAGGTGCTCGACCTAGCACGCGCCGGAATGGCGGTCGGCCTGGCCGGACTGTTCCTCGAAGCGCATCCGAGCCCAGACCACGCACGCTGCGACGGCCCGAGCGCACTGCCGCTCGCGCAACTCGACGCATTCCTGCGGCAGGTCAAGGCGGTGGACGACCTGGTCAAGTGGCTTCCGCCGCTCGATATCCGGGGAGCAGCGTGA
- a CDS encoding phosphatase PAP2 family protein, with protein sequence MWTAVSDLGDAAMTLPLAVVCIGWLTRSTTGRHGAASWTLMLAAGMALVGITKMLYAGCGIQIRAIDFRVISGHTMLASAVWPMTCVLALNGCAQLRPGTSLSLGLALGALIGVARVFDDAHTPSEVVAGWIVGSAVALTFVWRHGAPRVDARYRALVAGSLLAVSAVAYGRHAPIQAAIELYSPFLCGRFAMQP encoded by the coding sequence ATGTGGACGGCCGTCAGCGATCTCGGCGACGCGGCGATGACGTTGCCGCTTGCCGTCGTGTGCATCGGCTGGCTGACAAGGTCGACGACGGGGCGGCATGGCGCGGCATCATGGACGCTGATGCTCGCTGCAGGCATGGCGCTGGTCGGCATCACCAAGATGCTGTACGCCGGCTGCGGGATCCAGATTCGCGCGATCGATTTCCGCGTGATCAGCGGGCACACGATGCTCGCGTCCGCGGTCTGGCCGATGACATGCGTGCTTGCGCTGAATGGCTGCGCGCAACTGCGGCCGGGCACGTCGCTGTCGCTCGGGCTCGCGCTCGGCGCGCTGATCGGCGTCGCACGCGTATTCGACGACGCGCATACGCCGTCGGAAGTCGTCGCCGGCTGGATCGTCGGCTCGGCGGTTGCGCTGACGTTCGTGTGGCGGCATGGCGCGCCGCGCGTCGACGCCCGGTATCGCGCGCTCGTCGCCGGCTCGCTGTTGGCCGTGTCGGCCGTCGCCTATGGTCGACATGCGCCGATTCAGGCGGCGATCGAGCTGTATTCGCCGTTTCTGTGCGGGCGGTTCGCGATGCAACCCTGA
- the galU gene encoding UTP--glucose-1-phosphate uridylyltransferase GalU: MLKVTKAVFPVAGLGTRFLPATKASPKEMLPVVDKPLIQYAVEEAIDAGITEMIFVTGRSKRAIEDHFDKSYEIEAELEARGKEKLLSLVRSIKPSHVDCIYVRQAEALGLGHAVLCAEKLVGNQPFAVILADDLLDGPTPVLRQMIDVFDHYHASVIGVEEIAPEESRSYGVIDGKRWEDNLFKLSGIVEKPEPAKAPSNFGVVGRYVLKPKVFEHLRAIRPGSGGELQLTDAIQSLLTDEQVLAHRYDGTRFDCGSKLGYLKATVEFALRHPEVAADFESYLAARMSALLVA; this comes from the coding sequence ATGTTGAAAGTGACGAAAGCCGTATTTCCCGTCGCCGGTCTCGGCACGCGATTTCTGCCTGCGACCAAAGCCAGCCCGAAAGAGATGCTGCCAGTCGTGGACAAGCCGCTCATTCAATATGCGGTCGAAGAAGCCATCGACGCCGGCATCACCGAAATGATCTTCGTGACCGGCCGCAGCAAGCGCGCGATCGAAGACCACTTCGACAAATCCTACGAGATCGAAGCCGAACTCGAAGCGCGTGGCAAGGAAAAGCTGCTTTCCCTCGTGCGCAGCATCAAGCCGAGCCACGTCGACTGCATCTACGTTCGCCAGGCCGAAGCGCTGGGACTCGGCCATGCCGTGCTCTGTGCGGAAAAGCTCGTCGGCAACCAGCCGTTCGCGGTGATCCTCGCCGACGATCTGCTGGATGGCCCGACGCCCGTGTTGCGCCAGATGATCGACGTATTCGATCACTATCACGCGTCGGTGATCGGCGTGGAGGAAATCGCGCCGGAAGAGTCGCGGTCGTACGGCGTAATCGACGGCAAGCGCTGGGAGGACAATCTTTTCAAGCTGTCCGGCATCGTCGAGAAACCAGAGCCGGCGAAAGCACCGTCGAATTTCGGTGTGGTGGGTCGCTACGTGCTGAAACCGAAGGTATTCGAGCATCTGCGCGCGATCCGGCCAGGTTCCGGCGGTGAATTGCAACTGACGGACGCGATCCAGTCGCTTCTGACGGACGAGCAGGTGCTCGCCCATCGCTACGACGGCACGCGTTTCGATTGCGGCAGCAAGCTCGGGTATCTGAAGGCGACGGTCGAGTTCGCGCTGCGGCACCCGGAAGTTGCCGCGGACTTCGAAAGCTATCTGGCCGCGCGCATGTCGGCGTTGCTGGTCGCCTGA
- the kdsB gene encoding 3-deoxy-manno-octulosonate cytidylyltransferase: MMSFNSGRPVRVVIPARYGSTRLPGKPLVDLDGEPMIVRVHTRVSRALPDTEIVVAIDDARIADALDARGIRFAMTGTHHASGTDRAAEVARACGWRDTDVVLNVQGDEPLVPTALLQAFVGFCGAALNLDVATVACPIGDAALIDEPGIVKLVVDRRCRALYFSRAAIPFCRDGRPAGANGGGFLRHIGLYGYSNTALQALASTAACELEQLEKLEQLRALWLGMPIDVMGWPDAPPAGVDTPDDVARIVSLLKRQTHDATEPY, from the coding sequence ATCATGTCGTTCAATAGCGGGCGGCCGGTGCGCGTCGTGATTCCCGCGCGGTACGGTTCGACGCGCCTGCCCGGCAAGCCGCTCGTCGACCTGGACGGCGAACCGATGATCGTCCGTGTGCACACGCGCGTGAGCCGCGCGCTGCCCGATACGGAAATCGTCGTCGCGATCGACGACGCGCGCATTGCGGATGCGCTCGACGCGCGCGGCATCCGTTTCGCGATGACCGGCACCCATCACGCATCGGGCACCGACCGTGCGGCGGAAGTGGCGCGTGCATGCGGCTGGCGCGACACCGATGTGGTGCTCAACGTGCAGGGCGACGAACCGCTCGTGCCGACAGCGCTGCTGCAGGCGTTCGTCGGCTTCTGCGGCGCGGCGCTGAATCTCGACGTCGCGACGGTGGCTTGCCCGATTGGCGACGCCGCGCTGATCGACGAACCGGGCATCGTCAAGCTCGTCGTCGACCGCCGGTGCCGTGCACTGTACTTCTCGCGCGCGGCGATCCCGTTCTGCCGCGATGGCCGACCGGCGGGCGCGAACGGCGGCGGGTTCCTGCGGCACATCGGTCTCTACGGCTATTCGAATACGGCATTGCAGGCACTGGCTAGCACCGCGGCATGCGAACTCGAGCAGTTGGAAAAACTCGAGCAGTTGCGCGCGCTATGGCTCGGCATGCCGATCGACGTGATGGGATGGCCCGATGCGCCACCCGCCGGTGTCGATACGCCAGACGACGTCGCCCGTATCGTCTCCCTTCTCAAACGGCAAACTCATGATGCGACAGAACCATATTGA